The genomic DNA ATAAAGTCCATTCATTTCAGCAACTCAAACCCACTGTGCCATGCATTCGATCCAGAGGCCAAAGAGGGGCATGACCTGATCATTGGGATGGGATCAGGGGATGGTTCGTGGAATTGATTACTTGAACCCCATTACGCTTCAAACTGAACTGTGCATAAATATGATGCctccattttcattttctttcttttgtggGCTATTGTGCAGTGTATTCAATGTCACTGAGGCAACAGCTACAAGATCCTGGAAGAAAGCACGTGGCAGCTCAACATTATAATAAGGGTGATAAAGATGGCTCCTCCAATGGCAGGTATGTTTGAATATTGATTATTAATTTGAATGACATACATGATACATATGATCCTTTGAAATTATTTGTATTGACAATGTTCATAAATATTTTAGATTGCATATTGTTTACATTACTATCACATGATTTAGCATATCTGGTATTCAATCAAGGCAGCACAGTTACATGTCTAGTAACAGGGAAGCAAGAACTTTTGATTTTCCTGGATATATCCATGTGGTTTAAGTTAAGCTACAAAGCAAAGTTTAGCAGGTAGCAAAGTTACCTGCACTTTCCAGGATTCTCAGCTTTTTTTTTAAGCTTTGTACTCTTGAGTTCTGACTTCTGACATAAGCGCTATTAATCTAATCCTAGTGGAGTCAGGGTTTCTTGTCCTTCATGGCTTTGTGGTAAAGCAGTGGACTCTATGTATCTGGATTACTTGACTGCTTTCAAGTAGCACCTGTTAGCCCAAATTTGCTTTTGTCATCCGAAGCCATCTTATTTTGGAGCTTGGATGATTTAATTCTTTGTGTGCTCGTCATCTGGTGTCAAACAGTGTCTGCTTGTATTTGAATTCTTAAACTTGTTTGCTAGTGAATCTAAAGAGAACATTTTCTTAATTGGATTATCTGGAAGTGTTTTTCTTTTGGTGCCCTTTATCTTTTAGTGCTGCTGGGTGAATCAGCTATCTAAAGTTTGATGTTATAGCAACAGAAGCAGAACATTCTTTGTTATAGTCCTTGCGGATGCCTATCTTTCTCAATTTGTTTAAATTAGTTCCCTAATTAACATCTGGATATTAATATTTTGCAGTCGGTGTACGTCTGTTGCATGGGTGCCAGAGCGTGAAGGCATTTTCGTCGTTAGCCATACTGATGGAAATTTGTATGTGTATGATAAAGTGAGCAGCTTCTAGTTATAGAATCTGATAATATTTTTAGACTTTGTTTTGGTTGATTTTGAATTGACATTCTATCTTCGTTGCattcagaacaaggatgggaaCACAGACTGTACATTTCCAGCTGTGAAGGATCAATCCCAGTTTATGGTTGCACATGCAAAGTCCAGTAAGGTATTTAGGTTCTTCGGTGACTGCTTGCCTAAAATGCATTACTTTGGTGAAGCAAGATGCTTTAGCATCAGTTAGCATTGTAAAAGCCTAAAAGGTGCTCCTTTTGCTATGTTGGCTTGAATTTGTCGACTGTACAACTCTTCAACTATTCTAACTTCTACAGAATAAAAGCGTTCTAACTTTAAATTTTCTTAACAATGAACACTCTTATTCCTCATTACTGAAGCATGGAAATAGCAATGTCCATATAATTTTCCTGTCATTTGAAGTTGCACATATTGACAAAATCTCAAGTATTTAAGAGAGCACTCCATCTAAAATACTCCCTGGTGCAGATTACCTATGCTTAAGTTTCTGAATTAAAACATAAAAATTGTCCTTTAAGCGCTAGTTTTTTACTTAATTGATTTATGCTTGCATTTCAAAATTTGCTTCTAGCATTCAGCATCATTTTTAGTAGAATGCTATCTGTCACCAGCACTATGCATTTGTACTGCCTCCACCTGTTCACTGTTATTGGTTTTGATCACTAGATGTAGAATCGATGTTGCTAAAAGAACTTAAGTTTAGGGTTCTATGAGCTTGTTGTTAGAGTATCTTATAAATACTCCTGCTTGACGTTTGACTGGAAGAATTTTGATCAAGGTATAGAGCATGATTGGCCTTGAAAATGTGACAGAATAATTAACTGGGATTTATACCATGAATAAAATTGCAGAGCAACCCAGTTGCTAGATGGCATATCTGTCAAGGTTCGATCAATGCGATTTCCTTTTCACCAGATGGTGCATACTTGGCGACTGTTGGGAGAGATGGTACTTGCCTTTTCCTTGGCAACTTTTTTTAATCTCATTATAGGATCCACCTTTTTATTATTCTGCTTGATCTAACATCGATAAACAATGTGCAGGTTATTTGAGAGTTTTTGATTTTTCAAAGGAACAGCTAATATTTGGTGGAAGAAGTTATTATGGTGCACTGCTGTGTTGCACTTGGAGGTAAGTGTGAATGACTTGTGCAGTTTAATTGTTTGACATCTATACCCACATGCATTTGCCTTATTATTTCACTTCTACTATCACCATGTATCTACATCATTTGCTTCTTGTTGGCTATTTTAAACATGTTAATGAATTTAGTTGCCGTGGCTCTTTCTGATAAAGACTTCCTGAACTATATTACTTTTAGTCTCAAACAAGCACATCAATTGACTAGCATAAAGCAGTGCTGTTAGTGTGACTTACTGTATCATATGTataaaattatatttttatCTTCTATCTGCTTATTTGATGTTTTGTGGTACTTGCCAATCGTGCCTGTTCTTATTGGTGACTAAATTTGCTGGCTGCTCCTGCTCAGCCTCAATTCTCGCAGCTTGAAATATGTTGCTTCTGGAACATCAAATAATCATTAATTGACTTCCACCAGCCATAGATTGTCCATGCTTGTTGTAACTGGTGTCTTTTTATATGATCTGAAATATGTAGTTTTGGATGTCCACTTTACTTCGTATATGGTCTAATTACAATAATGCACTGTGAATCATAACAATAATTTTCTAGAATAGTTTCTTTctgcaatttatttttttcttgatgCCATGGTTAAATATCCTAGTTTCAGTGAAATTGCATCTTGCTTCATTCTGTTGATTATTTCTGATCACTGATTTTTTATCTGCAAATTGTTTTTATCACTGTTATATGGGTTCATCACACAAAATAACATTTCAGCCTCTGACCTAATTTCATGTTCTGTGTGTCTACAGCTCAGATGGAAAATATCTATTAACAGGTGGTGAAGATGACCTTGTGCAGGTATGGAGCATGGATGATAGAAAGATCGTTGCATGGGGTGAAGGACATAATTCCTGGGTAATGGTTTCACCTGCATTAAATTTTCTCAATGTTCCTTGTCAAACTTGTTTGTTGAGGATTGTGCTATTTTTTATCCTTGTGGCAGGTTAGTGGAGTTGCTTTTGATTCATATTGGTCTCCACCAAGTTCTGATGGAAATGGAGAAAATGTCTATCGCTTTGGTTCTGTTGGTCAGGTATGCCAAGTTTATATAGCTAGTTTAGTTTGGATTTTGAAATGCTACATCACAAACTTTGTGCATCGAAACCACGTTGTAATTGTAACAAACTCTACTTCTAACTAGGTTTACAGAAGGCTAAGATAttgtttttaaaataaaaataataatggaCACCTGATATTGGAAAACTTGTCTTTCCATTTTCTTCCATTGCTGGATTACTATGAAACCTTATATTGATGAGCCTGGTCAGATTTGTGTAGTACACTGTTGAAATGTTTTCTCTCAGCTTTTTAAAACCTATGTATTTGGAGCCATTGTTATATTCTTGTTTTGAATATAAAGTTGATTTGGCTAGAACTTTTTTGATTTAATATCATTTCTTGAGCATACTAGGCTACTAGCATATGCTTAAATATAGTCAGTTGGCATTTTTCTTACGGCATGATTTATTCCTGGAGTAAAATTTCCATTGTGACATACTTGTAGGACACCCAGCTTCTTCTATGGGACCTGGCACTTGATGAGATAGTTGTCCCACTGCGTCATCCTTCATGTGCCTCGCCAACATTTAGCGTCGGAAGTCCTTCTGCACATTGGGACAACGCATGCCCTCCAACAGGTGTTCTTCAACCTTCTCCAAGAATGCGAGATGTTCCGAAGCTCTCACCCCTTGTTGCTCACCGAGTACATGCCGATCCCCTCTCTGGTCTGGTGTTCACTAATGAATCAATCCTCACCATCTGCCGTGAGGGCCTCATCAAAATCTGGGCCAGACCGGACCAGAGTGAAAACAACCAGCAATCAAATTCTTCAGAATTTGTTTTAGGCAGCCCTGTTCCAAAGGATAGGGCAATCACATCGTCCAATAAAGCAAGTGGCTCCAGCTTCAAGAAACCATCGTCAGTTCTTGTGACGTGATGAACCGACAGGATGTTTCTTGTGGGTGTTTTCCTCTGATTACCCTGGTCATAGGTGCTCACGCATCTTACTAGCATCGTGGTTAATGGGGGTGAAAGTGAAATTCTCAAAAGGAGGCTGCAGGTGGAGGTTCCCGGGCTTACAGCAATGCTAGTGTTGCCAGTTGTGTGGCGCGGACGAATAATGGAATATGCTCTTGTACAGATACATATACTTCATGATGAAATTGTATAAATTCACTGCGTGTGTTCCATAACGACCATGTATCCATTTTAGCTGGTGGATTGGCGGTATCCTTCCTAAGATTTGTCACTTTCTAGGAGACTTGTAAATTATGAACCATATTACTTAAAGAATGCTTTCGATCTCTCTTGGTGTATTACTATTCATTTTCTGTCTTCTCCAATTATAGAGGAAAACCATCATCGTACTTGCAGGATGTTTCTGTGTGATATCGACGATTGATCTAATCTTGCAAGTATAGTGGATTATAGTTATATTCATTCATTGAATATATACGTGGGCTTTCTATACGAAAGGAATTTAGATTACTGCCTTGGTGCCTTTGAATGAACTGGGCAATTGGTCCACATTTGAACTTTGAAATTCATCTTAGCTTTTCATTTTAGGCTATAAGTTATTTCTAAGAGTTTTGGAAGAGATTCATTGAAGTCACTCTTATCATTTGGTAAATTTTCACTCCACGAcacaaaaattttgaaattcacatttttgcaaattcaaaCATCTCATAAAAATACGGCATGTTACAATTAGATTTTATccaattgtaaccctaggtcgtcagcctatataagtcGGGCAAGGTGCCCCCCGAGGGTAATGCAATTCACCCTATCGCACGTTAACTTTTCACACCTatgatcagcaatacaatccaccagaacacatgatgtagggtgttactctccgaaggcctgaacctatctaaatcttGCGTCCCTGTGTTActattcgagttcttgatcttacGATCTCctccgcctacaaatctactaCCTGGGTAACCCGGtatgaataaaaaagaaaaggcataTCCAAGGGACTAGActtcctctgttttttttattaAGTTTCTTTTTGAACGTAACTTTTCCTTGCATtcgattaagggggtgtttggatccccgag from Setaria italica strain Yugu1 chromosome VII, Setaria_italica_v2.0, whole genome shotgun sequence includes the following:
- the LOC101761827 gene encoding dystrophia myotonica WD repeat-containing protein — translated: MAGAPGVGPGAGAGGGGGGGGAAAGLKTYFKTPEGRYKLQYEKTHSAVLHYSHGGKTVSQLTVAYLKEKPSSQGSQPSTPSSSSGMRSAAARLLGTGNGSKALNFGGGNGASRAVAGSSRIGGGLGTSTSLGGSQGVANYDGKGTYIVFNAADTLFISDLNSQEKDPIKSIHFSNSNPLCHAFDPEAKEGHDLIIGMGSGDVYSMSLRQQLQDPGRKHVAAQHYNKGDKDGSSNGSRCTSVAWVPEREGIFVVSHTDGNLYVYDKNKDGNTDCTFPAVKDQSQFMVAHAKSSKSNPVARWHICQGSINAISFSPDGAYLATVGRDGYLRVFDFSKEQLIFGGRSYYGALLCCTWSSDGKYLLTGGEDDLVQVWSMDDRKIVAWGEGHNSWVSGVAFDSYWSPPSSDGNGENVYRFGSVGQDTQLLLWDLALDEIVVPLRHPSCASPTFSVGSPSAHWDNACPPTGVLQPSPRMRDVPKLSPLVAHRVHADPLSGLVFTNESILTICREGLIKIWARPDQSENNQQSNSSEFVLGSPVPKDRAITSSNKASGSSFKKPSSVLVT